In Paracoccus methylovorus, a genomic segment contains:
- a CDS encoding ureidoglycolate lyase → MKLLRYGPPGQEKPGLLDAEGRIRDLSAHIPDIAGDALTPAGLARIAALDLDGLPIVSGQPRLGACVGHVPKFVAIGLNYADHAAEAGLPVPTEPVVFSKWTSCIIGPDDDVVIPPGAQKTDWEVELGVVIGQRASQLAEAAALDHVAGYCVVNDISEREWQAERGGTWDKGKGFDTFGPIGPWLVTRDEIPDPQALDLWLELDGRRCQEGSTRTMIFGVAEIVAYCSRLMTLLPGDVITTGTPPGVGMGQKPPVFLRGGEVMRLGITGLGEQRQRVRRSD, encoded by the coding sequence ATGAAGCTGCTTCGCTATGGCCCGCCGGGTCAGGAAAAACCGGGGCTGCTGGATGCCGAAGGCCGCATCCGCGACCTTTCCGCCCATATCCCCGATATCGCCGGCGATGCGCTTACCCCGGCCGGGCTGGCAAGGATCGCGGCGCTGGATCTGGACGGGCTGCCCATCGTCTCAGGCCAGCCGCGGCTGGGAGCCTGCGTCGGCCATGTGCCGAAATTCGTTGCCATCGGGCTGAACTACGCCGATCATGCGGCCGAGGCCGGCCTGCCGGTGCCGACCGAGCCGGTGGTGTTCAGCAAATGGACCAGCTGCATCATCGGGCCGGACGACGATGTCGTGATCCCACCCGGGGCGCAGAAAACCGATTGGGAGGTGGAACTGGGCGTGGTCATCGGCCAGCGCGCCAGCCAGCTTGCCGAAGCGGCGGCGCTGGATCATGTCGCGGGCTATTGCGTGGTCAATGACATCAGCGAGCGGGAATGGCAGGCCGAGCGCGGCGGCACCTGGGACAAGGGCAAGGGTTTCGACACATTCGGCCCGATCGGTCCCTGGCTCGTCACGCGCGACGAGATCCCCGATCCACAGGCGCTGGATCTGTGGCTGGAACTGGACGGTCGGCGCTGTCAGGAGGGTTCGACCCGGACGATGATCTTTGGCGTGGCCGAGATTGTCGCCTATTGCTCGCGGTTGATGACGTTGTTGCCGGGGGATGTGATCACCACCGGCACGCCGCCCGGTGTCGGCATGGGGCAAAAACCACCTGTGTTCCTGAGGGGCGGCGAAGTGATGCGGTTGGGCATTACCGGCCTGGGCGAGCAGCGCCAGAGGGTGCGGCGCTCTGATTAA
- a CDS encoding 2-dehydro-3-deoxygalactonokinase, whose product MTPDWIALDWGTTRLRAWAMQGAQVLTSRASDRGMGSLAPAAFEQALLDLIADWLPEQGRMRIIACGMVGARGGWVEAQYRAVPCPPIDPRQAVNAPARDPRLDIRILPGLSQAAPPDVMRGEETQIAGFLAQNPGFDGALCLPGTHSKWVRLSQGRVERFRSFMTGELFSLLARQSVLRLTIDTAKPDPAAFAEAGASALTDLHAAQSGLFALRADALLHGLSPEKAAGRLSGLLIGAELAAAQDFWRAGPSVIIGAPDLTRLYQTLLLAAGAQACQKDGAALALAGLTAAGLHLQGET is encoded by the coding sequence GTGACGCCCGACTGGATCGCCCTTGATTGGGGAACCACGCGGCTGCGCGCCTGGGCGATGCAAGGTGCGCAGGTGCTTACCTCTCGCGCCTCGGATCGCGGCATGGGCAGCCTTGCCCCGGCAGCGTTCGAACAGGCGCTGCTTGACCTGATCGCCGACTGGCTGCCCGAACAGGGCCGGATGCGCATCATCGCCTGCGGCATGGTCGGGGCCCGTGGCGGCTGGGTCGAGGCACAGTATCGCGCCGTCCCCTGCCCGCCCATCGACCCACGGCAGGCGGTCAACGCCCCCGCCCGCGACCCCCGGCTGGACATTCGTATCCTGCCCGGCCTGTCGCAGGCCGCCCCACCGGATGTGATGCGCGGAGAGGAAACCCAGATCGCCGGCTTTCTGGCCCAGAACCCCGGTTTCGACGGCGCGCTCTGCCTGCCCGGCACGCACAGCAAATGGGTCCGCCTGTCGCAGGGCAGGGTCGAACGCTTCCGCAGTTTCATGACCGGAGAGTTGTTTTCGCTGCTCGCCCGGCAATCTGTGCTGCGGCTGACCATCGACACGGCCAAGCCCGACCCGGCCGCCTTTGCCGAGGCAGGGGCATCGGCACTGACCGACCTCCACGCCGCGCAATCAGGGCTGTTTGCCCTGCGCGCCGATGCACTGTTGCACGGGCTGTCCCCGGAAAAGGCAGCGGGTCGGCTTTCGGGGTTGCTGATCGGGGCCGAGCTTGCGGCGGCGCAGGACTTCTGGCGGGCCGGGCCCAGCGTGATCATAGGCGCACCCGACCTGACGCGGCTTTACCAAACCCTGCTGCTGGCAGCGGGCGCGCAGGCATGTCAAAAGGATGGGGCAGCCTTGGCTCTGGCCGGGCTCACCGCTGCCGGCCTTCACTTGCAGGGGGAAACATGA
- the mmsA gene encoding multiple monosaccharide ABC transporter ATP-binding protein: MDAILEMRGISKEFPGVKALDNVNMTVRRGEIRALVGENGAGKSTLMKVLSGVYPHGSYQGDILYNGAPVANRSIKDSEELGIVIIHQELALVPQMSIAENIFLGNEIAAHGIIDRRETNRRTAELLAQVGLRESPETKVGGLGMGKQQLIEIAKALSKKVDLLILDEPTSSLNEHDSDALLRLLASFRDQGMTAILISHKLNEISQVCDSITVLRDGATVAHHDGMVGESLIIRDMVGRSMHDRYPPREPTIGEVVMQVEGWTVADPARDGRPLVKGASFSLRRGEVLGIAGLMGAGRTELAMSLFGRSMGEWKSGRVTVHGKPADLSTVPRAIKAGLAYVTEDRKSLGLILDDTIRRNIPLANLAGVSNRGVVDRQREGAVARDYRNRINIRSPSVEQRTVNLSGGNQQKVVLAKWLFAQPEILILDEPTRGIDVGAKYEIYTIVRDLAAAGKSIIVISSEMPELLGITDRILVMNEGRLVSEMPTSEATQERIMQVIIQSGNDLTDETVTPEEIEAEAAHV, encoded by the coding sequence ATGGATGCGATTTTGGAAATGCGGGGGATTTCCAAAGAGTTCCCCGGCGTCAAAGCCCTGGACAATGTCAACATGACCGTGCGGCGCGGCGAGATCCGCGCCCTGGTCGGCGAGAACGGCGCCGGGAAATCCACGCTGATGAAGGTGCTGTCGGGCGTCTATCCGCATGGCAGCTATCAGGGCGATATCCTTTATAATGGCGCGCCCGTCGCCAATCGCTCGATCAAGGACAGCGAAGAACTGGGCATCGTCATCATCCATCAGGAACTGGCACTGGTGCCGCAGATGTCGATTGCCGAGAACATCTTTCTGGGCAACGAGATCGCCGCGCATGGCATCATCGACCGACGCGAGACCAACCGCCGCACCGCCGAGCTGTTGGCGCAGGTCGGCCTGCGCGAAAGCCCGGAAACCAAGGTCGGCGGTCTGGGCATGGGCAAGCAGCAGTTGATCGAGATCGCCAAGGCGCTGTCGAAAAAGGTCGATCTGCTGATCCTGGACGAGCCGACATCGTCGCTGAACGAACATGACAGCGACGCGCTTTTGCGCCTGTTGGCCAGCTTTCGCGATCAAGGCATGACCGCCATTCTGATCTCGCACAAGCTTAACGAGATCAGTCAGGTCTGCGACAGTATCACCGTGCTGCGCGATGGCGCGACGGTGGCACATCACGACGGGATGGTCGGTGAATCGCTGATCATCCGCGACATGGTCGGCCGCTCGATGCACGACCGCTATCCGCCGCGCGAGCCCACTATCGGCGAGGTGGTGATGCAGGTCGAAGGCTGGACCGTGGCCGACCCGGCCCGCGACGGCCGCCCACTGGTCAAGGGCGCCAGTTTCAGCCTGCGGCGCGGAGAGGTGCTGGGCATCGCCGGGCTGATGGGCGCAGGCCGCACCGAACTGGCCATGAGCCTGTTCGGCCGCTCGATGGGCGAATGGAAATCTGGCCGGGTCACGGTTCACGGAAAGCCGGCCGACCTGTCCACCGTGCCGCGCGCCATCAAGGCCGGGCTGGCCTATGTGACCGAGGACCGCAAGTCGCTGGGCCTGATCCTTGATGACACGATCCGCCGCAACATCCCGCTGGCCAATCTTGCCGGGGTCTCGAACCGCGGCGTGGTGGACCGCCAGCGCGAGGGGGCGGTGGCGCGTGATTATCGAAACCGCATCAACATCCGCTCGCCCTCGGTCGAGCAAAGGACAGTGAACCTGTCGGGCGGCAACCAGCAGAAGGTGGTTCTGGCGAAATGGCTGTTCGCCCAACCCGAGATCCTGATCCTGGACGAGCCGACGCGCGGCATCGACGTGGGCGCGAAATATGAAATCTATACCATTGTCCGCGACCTTGCCGCCGCCGGCAAATCGATCATCGTGATATCGTCGGAAATGCCAGAGCTGTTGGGCATCACCGACCGCATTCTGGTCATGAACGAAGGGCGGCTGGTCAGCGAAATGCCCACGTCCGAGGCGACGCAGGAGCGCATCATGCAAGTCATCATCCAATCGGGCAACGACCTGACCGACGAAACCGTCACCCCCGAGGAAATCGAGGCAGAGGCCGCCCATGTCTGA
- the chvE gene encoding multiple monosaccharide ABC transporter substrate-binding protein, with the protein MLNLRKYALALASAAALSLPGIAVAEGMVGISMPTKTSARWIDDGNNMVKQFQDAGYQTDLQYADDDIPNQLAQIENMITKGVNVLVIAAIDGTTLSNALANAKAADIKVIAYDRLIRDTPDIDYYATFDNFKVGVEQATTLVDGLKERFPDVKPWNVELFGGSPDDNNAYFFYDGAMSVLQPLIDDGSVVIPSGQMGMDKVGTLRWDPATAQSRMDNILSANFTDKQLHGVLSPYDGLSIGILSSLKGVGYGSGDMAMPIVSGQDAEIQSVKSIKSGEQYSTIFKDTRELAKVTVGMVDAMMKGEEPQVNDTETYDNGVKTVPSYLLEPVAVTEKNLTDVLIGSGYYTEDQLK; encoded by the coding sequence ATGCTGAACCTCAGGAAATACGCCCTGGCGCTTGCCTCGGCGGCGGCGCTTTCGCTGCCCGGCATCGCCGTGGCCGAAGGCATGGTCGGGATCTCGATGCCGACCAAGACTTCGGCGCGCTGGATCGACGACGGCAACAACATGGTCAAGCAGTTCCAGGACGCTGGCTACCAGACCGACCTGCAATATGCCGACGACGACATCCCGAACCAGTTGGCGCAGATCGAAAACATGATCACCAAGGGCGTGAACGTGCTGGTGATCGCGGCCATCGACGGCACCACGCTGTCGAACGCGCTGGCCAATGCCAAGGCGGCCGACATCAAGGTCATCGCCTATGACCGGCTGATCCGCGACACACCCGACATCGACTATTACGCCACCTTCGACAACTTCAAGGTCGGCGTCGAGCAGGCCACCACGCTGGTCGACGGGCTGAAGGAACGCTTTCCCGACGTAAAGCCATGGAATGTGGAACTGTTCGGCGGCAGCCCCGACGACAACAACGCCTATTTCTTTTATGATGGCGCAATGTCGGTGCTGCAACCGCTGATCGACGACGGCTCTGTCGTGATCCCCTCGGGGCAGATGGGCATGGACAAGGTCGGCACGCTGCGCTGGGACCCGGCCACGGCGCAGTCGCGCATGGACAATATCCTGTCGGCGAACTTCACCGACAAGCAGTTGCACGGTGTGCTTTCGCCCTATGACGGGCTGTCCATCGGCATTCTCAGCTCGCTGAAGGGGGTGGGCTACGGTTCAGGCGACATGGCCATGCCCATCGTCTCCGGTCAGGACGCCGAGATCCAGTCGGTCAAGTCGATCAAATCGGGCGAGCAGTATTCCACCATCTTCAAGGACACCCGCGAACTGGCCAAAGTCACCGTCGGCATGGTGGATGCCATGATGAAGGGCGAGGAACCGCAGGTGAACGACACCGAAACCTACGACAACGGCGTCAAGACCGTTCCTTCGTACCTGCTGGAGCCGGTGGCCGTGACCGAAAAGAACCTGACCGATGTGCTGATCGGCTCGGGCTATTACACCGAAGACCAGTTGAAGTGA
- a CDS encoding aldose epimerase family protein → MPEKFGTLADGRPVMRATISGHGLTASFITLGASLQDLRLTGVGHSLVLGFPELDPYLDEGRYFGAVIGRYANRIAQGRAMIDGHEWQLDRNQDGRHLLHGGSDGCGTRNWMLADWDKSSVALADYLPSGHMGFPGAMLIRATYSILPGPILMLTILATSEDTTLCNFAQHSYFNLDGAETVADHRLTVPAENYLPVDADMIPLGAPAPVQGTHLDFRSPVTLGGRLGGPRIDHNLCISTQRRTTPRKVAVLQAGGLMMSLRSTEPGLQVYAGQHLTPGAAGVDGRPYGRHAGIALESQLWPDAPNHPAYPTTILEPGQLYRQTTVMSFHPSP, encoded by the coding sequence ATGCCGGAAAAATTCGGCACGCTTGCGGATGGCAGGCCGGTGATGCGGGCAACGATCTCGGGTCACGGGCTGACGGCCTCTTTCATCACGCTGGGCGCCTCGCTTCAGGATCTGCGGCTGACCGGAGTGGGTCATTCTCTGGTGTTGGGTTTTCCCGAACTGGACCCTTATCTGGACGAAGGCCGCTATTTCGGTGCGGTGATCGGACGCTATGCCAATCGCATTGCCCAAGGCCGTGCCATGATTGACGGACATGAATGGCAGCTCGACCGTAACCAGGACGGACGCCACCTGTTGCACGGCGGCAGCGACGGCTGCGGCACCCGCAACTGGATGCTGGCCGATTGGGACAAAAGCTCGGTGGCGCTGGCCGATTATCTGCCTTCGGGACATATGGGCTTTCCCGGCGCGATGCTGATCCGGGCGACCTATTCCATCCTTCCCGGCCCTATCCTGATGCTGACGATACTTGCCACGTCCGAGGACACCACCCTGTGCAATTTCGCCCAGCACAGCTATTTCAATCTCGACGGCGCGGAAACCGTGGCGGATCACAGGCTGACCGTCCCGGCCGAAAACTACCTGCCGGTGGATGCCGATATGATCCCGCTTGGGGCGCCCGCCCCGGTTCAAGGGACGCATCTGGATTTCCGCAGCCCTGTCACGCTGGGCGGGCGACTTGGCGGGCCGAGGATCGACCATAACCTCTGCATCTCGACGCAACGCCGGACCACACCGCGCAAGGTTGCCGTGCTTCAGGCAGGTGGGCTGATGATGAGCCTGCGCTCAACCGAACCCGGCCTTCAGGTCTATGCCGGCCAGCACCTGACGCCCGGCGCGGCCGGAGTGGACGGCCGGCCCTATGGCCGCCACGCCGGCATCGCGCTGGAATCGCAGCTTTGGCCCGACGCGCCGAACCATCCAGCCTACCCCACGACGATTCTGGAACCCGGCCAGCTTTACCGCCAGACCACGGTGATGAGCTTCCATCCCAGCCCATAA
- a CDS encoding GntR family transcriptional regulator has protein sequence MDPASPQTLAATAAQTPFGAQLHTRLRKRIIRGELPPGTRLSEQEIAGQYALSRQPVREAFIRLAGEGLLEIRPQRGTFVTPIDMEWVLCTRFIRESVESDIVRLAAVQALPQDHEALFCQIARQEAESDPAALTQLDEEFHATLAGIAGKAMVWSHLQQMKMHLDRARHLLAAMTPKDIMLDQHRNLALAIAAGDPDRAETAIRGHLRRVLMDLPGVLRLSPDYFTRTESLAETLAAES, from the coding sequence ATGGACCCCGCATCGCCGCAAACCCTTGCCGCAACGGCGGCGCAAACGCCCTTCGGGGCACAGTTGCACACCCGTCTGCGCAAACGCATCATTCGTGGCGAACTGCCGCCCGGCACACGGCTCTCCGAACAGGAAATCGCCGGTCAATACGCTTTGTCGCGCCAGCCCGTGCGCGAGGCCTTCATCCGCCTCGCCGGCGAGGGGCTTCTGGAAATCCGACCACAGCGCGGCACATTCGTGACCCCGATCGACATGGAATGGGTGCTCTGCACGCGTTTCATTCGCGAATCGGTCGAATCCGACATCGTGCGCCTGGCTGCGGTTCAGGCACTGCCGCAGGACCACGAGGCGCTATTTTGCCAAATCGCCCGGCAAGAGGCCGAATCCGACCCCGCCGCCCTGACCCAGCTAGACGAGGAATTCCACGCCACTCTGGCCGGGATTGCGGGCAAGGCAATGGTCTGGAGCCACCTGCAGCAAATGAAGATGCATCTGGACCGCGCCCGCCACCTGCTGGCCGCAATGACGCCCAAGGACATCATGCTGGATCAGCATCGCAACCTGGCCCTGGCCATCGCCGCCGGCGACCCCGACCGCGCCGAAACAGCAATACGCGGGCATCTGCGCCGGGTGCTGATGGACCTGCCGGGGGTGCTGCGGCTGTCGCCCGACTATTTCACCCGCACGGAATCGCTCGCTGAAACCCTGGCCGCCGAAAGCTGA
- the mmsB gene encoding multiple monosaccharide ABC transporter permease, protein MSDTTTERRGDTFGFIRRNIREYGILFALIVIMAFFQVVTGGILFRPVNLTNLFLQNSHIVIMAVGMLLVIVAGHIDLSVGSVAAFVGALAALMVVRMGLPIPLVVVLSLAAGAVIGGIQGYWIAYWKIPSFIVTLAGMLVFRGLTMWTLQGQSIGPFPREFQMIASGFIPDVFGPDKPNTLSLVLGWGAALTILWLQIRGRRREEAVGIVDEPFAFFAVKNALIFLALIWMTWVLANFRGLPNVFIVMAVLVALYAFISERTTIGRRIYAIGGNSKAAKLSGINSERVVFMTFVNMGMLAALAGIVVAARLNSATPKAGVGFELDVIAAVFIGGASMAGGVGTVIGAVVGAFIMGVMNNGMSILGIGIDYQQVIKGLVLMAAVIFDVSNKSKS, encoded by the coding sequence ATGTCTGACACGACCACCGAACGCCGCGGCGATACTTTCGGCTTCATCCGCCGCAACATCCGCGAATATGGCATCCTTTTCGCGCTGATCGTCATCATGGCCTTCTTTCAGGTCGTGACCGGCGGTATCCTGTTCCGGCCGGTAAACCTGACCAACCTGTTCCTGCAAAACAGCCATATCGTCATCATGGCGGTCGGAATGCTTCTGGTCATCGTCGCCGGTCATATCGACCTGTCGGTCGGCTCGGTCGCGGCATTCGTCGGCGCGCTGGCGGCGCTGATGGTGGTCAGGATGGGATTGCCGATCCCTCTCGTCGTGGTTCTAAGCCTTGCCGCGGGCGCGGTGATCGGCGGCATTCAGGGCTATTGGATCGCCTATTGGAAAATTCCCAGTTTTATCGTCACGCTGGCCGGGATGCTGGTGTTTCGCGGCCTGACAATGTGGACCCTGCAAGGCCAGTCGATCGGCCCCTTCCCGCGCGAGTTCCAGATGATCGCCTCGGGCTTCATTCCCGACGTCTTTGGTCCCGACAAGCCCAACACGCTGTCTCTGGTCCTGGGCTGGGGCGCGGCGCTGACGATCCTGTGGCTGCAAATCCGTGGTCGCCGGCGCGAAGAGGCCGTGGGCATCGTGGACGAGCCTTTTGCCTTTTTCGCCGTCAAGAACGCGCTGATCTTTCTGGCGCTGATCTGGATGACCTGGGTGCTGGCGAATTTCCGTGGCCTGCCCAACGTGTTCATCGTCATGGCGGTTCTGGTGGCGCTTTACGCCTTTATCTCGGAGCGCACGACCATCGGCCGGCGCATCTATGCCATCGGCGGCAATTCCAAGGCCGCCAAACTGTCGGGCATCAACTCGGAACGCGTGGTCTTCATGACCTTCGTGAACATGGGGATGCTAGCGGCGCTGGCGGGGATCGTGGTCGCAGCCCGGCTGAACTCGGCCACGCCCAAGGCCGGCGTCGGGTTCGAGCTTGACGTGATCGCGGCAGTCTTTATCGGCGGCGCCTCGATGGCGGGCGGCGTCGGCACGGTAATCGGCGCTGTCGTCGGCGCCTTCATCATGGGCGTCATGAACAACGGCATGTCGATCCTTGGCATCGGCATCGACTATCAGCAAGTCATCAAGGGGCTGGTGCTGATGGCCGCTGTGATCTTCGACGTCTCGAACAAGAGCAAGTCGTGA
- a CDS encoding SDR family oxidoreductase — MKNILITGGGSGIGRVTARRFLEAGWQVGLIGRREATLVETAAGHPGALVLPCDVTDEAAVDAAFARAVAEWGRLDVLFNNAGSILISRLIDEISWQEWRGIAGVNIDGMFLCARAAFRQMRRQDPMGGRIINNGSIAAEAPRPGSVPYTVSKHAVTGLTRTLALDGRPFNIACGQIDAGNAMTEMVEAVVTRGAPQADGSVRVEPAMDAANVADAVLHMASMPEGANVLHMTVMATNMPFVGRG; from the coding sequence ATGAAAAACATCCTGATCACCGGCGGCGGCAGCGGTATCGGCCGCGTCACGGCCCGCCGGTTTCTTGAGGCCGGCTGGCAGGTCGGGCTGATCGGACGCCGCGAAGCAACGCTGGTCGAGACGGCGGCGGGCCATCCGGGCGCGTTGGTCCTGCCCTGCGATGTGACGGATGAGGCTGCGGTCGATGCGGCCTTTGCCCGCGCGGTCGCGGAATGGGGCCGGCTGGACGTGCTGTTCAACAATGCCGGATCGATCCTGATTTCGCGCCTCATCGACGAGATTTCATGGCAGGAGTGGCGCGGCATCGCCGGGGTGAACATCGACGGCATGTTCCTGTGCGCCCGCGCGGCATTCCGGCAGATGCGGCGGCAGGACCCGATGGGCGGGCGGATCATCAATAACGGCTCGATCGCTGCCGAGGCACCACGTCCCGGCTCGGTTCCCTATACGGTGTCGAAACATGCGGTGACCGGGCTGACGCGCACCCTGGCACTGGACGGGCGGCCCTTCAACATCGCCTGCGGCCAGATCGACGCCGGCAATGCCATGACCGAGATGGTCGAGGCCGTGGTGACGCGGGGCGCGCCGCAGGCCGATGGCTCGGTCCGGGTCGAGCCGGCGATGGATGCGGCCAATGTGGCTGATGCGGTGCTGCATATGGCCAGCATGCCCGAAGGCGCGAATGTGCTGCATATGACCGTGATGGCGACGAACATGCCCTTTGTCGGGCGCGGCTGA
- a CDS encoding 2-dehydro-3-deoxy-6-phosphogalactonate aldolase, with amino-acid sequence MTQPIIAILRGLTPPEALPIAHALLEAGIDRIEVPLNSPDPLDSIRLMATALSGQATIGAGTVLTVDQVARVADAGGRMIVSPNTDPAVIRATRARGLQSWPGVFTATECFAAIAAGATGLKLFPADQAGTGTLRALRAVLPQDIPVYAVGGAGPENFAEWWQAGAQGFGIGSALYRPGDSAQTVTARARAIMAALQALA; translated from the coding sequence ATGACCCAACCCATCATCGCCATCCTGCGCGGGCTGACCCCGCCCGAGGCCCTGCCCATCGCCCATGCCCTGCTTGAGGCCGGAATCGACCGGATCGAGGTGCCGCTGAACTCGCCCGATCCGCTGGACAGCATTCGCCTGATGGCGACCGCGCTGTCCGGGCAAGCGACCATCGGCGCGGGCACGGTGCTGACGGTGGATCAGGTCGCGCGCGTGGCCGATGCCGGAGGGCGGATGATCGTCTCGCCCAACACCGATCCGGCGGTGATCCGCGCGACCCGGGCGCGGGGTCTGCAATCCTGGCCCGGCGTCTTTACCGCCACCGAATGCTTTGCCGCCATCGCCGCGGGCGCGACGGGGCTGAAGCTGTTTCCAGCCGATCAGGCCGGCACCGGCACGCTCAGGGCGCTGCGCGCAGTGCTGCCGCAGGACATCCCGGTTTATGCCGTTGGGGGCGCGGGCCCCGAAAACTTTGCCGAATGGTGGCAGGCCGGGGCGCAGGGCTTTGGCATCGGCAGTGCCCTTTATCGCCCCGGCGACAGCGCCCAGACGGTCACCGCCCGCGCACGCGCGATCATGGCGGCGTTGCAGGCACTGGCATGA
- a CDS encoding SMP-30/gluconolactonase/LRE family protein, which translates to MSAQVFDPRICTLGEGAFWHPERAQPFWFDILGRKLMSRQDGTELEWQFEEMVSAAGWIDRDHLLIASETELIRFGLRDGHRERLVALEADRPHNRSNDGRADPLGGFWIGTMAHDAGAGKGAIYRYFGGELRLLRGNMSIPNAICFSPDGRLAYFADTAAQTVWSQDLDEDGWPSAEAQVFLDLTGTDQFPDGAVTDRQGRFWNARWGSGSVACHAPDGRLLHRLTLPASQPSCPAFGGPDLSQLIVTSAAEGVHGPQDGRTWLLDPGTQGRPEPPVKV; encoded by the coding sequence ATGAGCGCGCAGGTCTTCGACCCGCGCATCTGCACCTTGGGCGAAGGCGCATTCTGGCACCCCGAACGCGCCCAGCCCTTCTGGTTCGACATCCTTGGCCGCAAGCTCATGTCGCGTCAGGACGGGACCGAGCTGGAATGGCAGTTCGAAGAAATGGTCTCGGCTGCGGGCTGGATCGACCGCGACCACCTGCTGATCGCCAGCGAAACCGAGCTCATCCGCTTTGGCCTGCGTGACGGCCACCGGGAACGGCTGGTCGCGCTAGAGGCAGACCGGCCCCACAACCGCTCGAACGACGGGCGGGCCGATCCCTTGGGGGGATTCTGGATCGGAACCATGGCGCATGATGCCGGGGCTGGAAAAGGCGCGATCTATCGGTATTTTGGCGGCGAACTGCGCCTGTTGCGGGGAAATATGTCCATCCCGAATGCTATCTGCTTTTCTCCTGACGGGCGTCTGGCCTATTTCGCCGACACCGCCGCACAAACCGTCTGGTCGCAAGATCTGGACGAAGACGGCTGGCCCTCTGCCGAGGCGCAGGTGTTTCTGGACCTGACAGGCACCGACCAGTTTCCCGATGGCGCCGTCACCGACCGGCAGGGCCGGTTCTGGAACGCCCGCTGGGGCAGCGGCTCGGTCGCCTGCCATGCCCCCGACGGCCGCCTGTTGCACCGCCTGACCCTGCCAGCCAGCCAACCAAGCTGCCCGGCCTTTGGCGGGCCTGATCTTTCGCAACTGATCGTCACCAGCGCAGCCGAGGGCGTGCACGGCCCGCAGGATGGCCGGACATGGTTGCTGGACCCCGGCACGCAAGGCCGGCCCGAACCACCGGTCAAAGTCTGA
- the efp gene encoding elongation factor P — protein MAKINGNEIKPGAVLDHDGGLWAAVKVNHVKPGKGGAFAQVELKNLRDGRKLNERFRSEDRVEQVQLETKDQQFLYETDGKLVFMDSETFEQTEIDADLLGERRPFLQDGMVAAVEYYGDEALSVRIPQKVICRVVETEPVLNGQTAAKSFKPAILDNGLRVMIPPFVGTDEDIVVNTELFEYSERA, from the coding sequence ATGGCCAAAATTAATGGCAATGAAATCAAGCCCGGTGCCGTGCTGGACCATGACGGCGGACTTTGGGCGGCGGTCAAGGTGAATCACGTGAAACCCGGCAAGGGCGGGGCATTTGCGCAGGTCGAACTCAAGAACCTGCGCGACGGCCGCAAACTGAATGAACGCTTCCGCTCGGAAGACCGGGTCGAGCAGGTCCAGTTGGAAACCAAGGACCAGCAATTCCTGTATGAAACCGACGGCAAGCTGGTTTTCATGGACAGCGAAACCTTTGAGCAGACCGAAATCGACGCGGATCTGCTGGGTGAACGGCGGCCCTTCCTGCAAGACGGCATGGTTGCCGCGGTCGAATATTACGGGGACGAAGCGTTGTCGGTTCGCATTCCCCAGAAAGTGATCTGCCGTGTGGTCGAGACCGAACCGGTGCTGAACGGCCAGACCGCCGCGAAAAGCTTCAAACCGGCGATCCTCGACAACGGCCTGCGCGTCATGATCCCGCCTTTCGTCGGCACGGATGAGGATATCGTGGTGAACACCGAGCTTTTCGAGTATTCCGAGCGCGCCTGA
- a CDS encoding GNAT family N-acetyltransferase, which yields MVQPTIQIAHEDYGSSGRYVVTLPGVEGEAELTWHSGGPGIIVADHTYAPDAMRGSGAAAAMVQRLVADARSRGVLIVPACSYVRAQFQRHPDWSDLRADT from the coding sequence ATGGTACAACCGACCATCCAGATTGCGCATGAGGATTACGGCAGTTCCGGCCGCTATGTCGTCACCCTGCCCGGCGTCGAAGGCGAGGCCGAACTGACATGGCATTCCGGCGGGCCGGGGATCATCGTTGCCGACCATACCTACGCACCCGATGCCATGCGCGGCTCGGGGGCGGCTGCGGCGATGGTGCAGCGGCTGGTGGCGGATGCGCGGTCACGGGGTGTGTTGATCGTGCCGGCATGCAGCTATGTCCGCGCCCAATTCCAGCGCCATCCCGATTGGTCCGACCTGCGCGCCGACACCTAG